One Dasypus novemcinctus isolate mDasNov1 chromosome 1, mDasNov1.1.hap2, whole genome shotgun sequence genomic window carries:
- the C1H4orf36 gene encoding uncharacterized protein C4orf36 homolog, with product MAYGLPRKNTVKTILRGSCYNVQGPWDLALLTKTWYRNLDNIKLPFLEEMSYVCPIQLKLLKTKKDNWLPSVESINLERKYEMKRLNNLKSHKYASEEIQRSLRDKPVGLRRPRPPK from the exons ATGGCTTATGGGTTGCCCAGAAAGAACACAGTGAAAACCATTTTGCGGGGTAGTTGTTATAACGT ACAGGGACCTTGGGATCTTGCACTTCTTACAAAGACCTGGTACAGAAACCTAGATAACATCAAGTTGCCTTTCTTGGAAGAAATGTCATATGTTTGTCCCATACAGCTTAAACTCCTTAAAACCAAGAAGGATAATTGGCTCCCCTCAGTGGAAT ccATCAATCTCGAAAGGAAGTATGAAATGAAGCGCCTAAATAATCTTAAAAGTCATAAATATGCTTCTGAGGAGATTCAGCGTTCCCTACGGGACAAGCCAGTTGGGTTGAGAAGACCACGTCCACCTAAGTGA